One Ananas comosus cultivar F153 linkage group 23, ASM154086v1, whole genome shotgun sequence genomic window carries:
- the LOC109728208 gene encoding F-box protein At2g32560-like, translating into MLFPLSLTLPKWAHELMLLIFLLVQELAHSLWHWVRSPLGFSPAAVCAKMRCVQRVENVAEVGVESSILDLPELALECVLEKLPPAALCSMAGVCRNFKERCWSDHLWERHMREKWGRVLGRSAKREWECYVSCRKNYLQGVERRLRPKSLIESISCIWPLSWIKPLLDSSSSDRPAATNPSPIDSIMFWYLALESGKLWFPAQVYNRENGHVGFVLSCYDAQLSYDRQTDTFYARYPPHGRKPVKMEEGIEWSRIRASPVDTSPHDLHVSDCLNDLRPGDHFEIQWRKSKEFPYGWWYGVIGHLESCDEREHHCCCHKDDTIILEFKQYAPGSKWRKKDISRKSHREKGEETDGFYGGIRKLQRKDEISIWKRFWPCEVLE; encoded by the exons ATGCTTTtccccctctccctcacactccccAAATGGGCTCATGAGCTGATGCTCCTCATCTTCTTGCTTGTCCAAGAGCTTGCTCATTCTCTGTGGCACTGGGTGAGGAGTCCCCTTGGGTTCTCACCAGCTGCTGTGTGTGCCAAAATGAGGTGTGTTCAGAGAGTGGAGAATGTGGCTGAGGTTGGAGTGGAGAGCTCAATACTGGATTTGCCTGAGTTGGCCCTGGAGTGTGTTCTGGAGAAGCTCCCCCCAGCTGCTTTGTGCAGCATGGCAGGTGTTTGTAGAAATTTCAAGGAGAGGTGCTGGAGTGATCACCTGTGGGAGAGGCACATGAGGGAGAAGTGGGGCCGAGTGCTCGGCCGATCGGCTAAGAGAGAGTGGGAATGCTATGTTAGTTGCAGGAAGAACTATTTACAAGGAGTTGAGAGGAGATTGAGACCAAAGAGCTTGATTGAGTCTATTTCTTGCATTTGGCCTCTTTCCTGGATTAAGCCTCTGCTTGATTCCAGTAGTAGTGATAGGCCGGCCGCGACGAATCCTTCGCCGATCGACTCGATAATGTTCTGGTATTTGGCGCTCGAGAGCGGCAAACTTTGGTTCCCTGCTCAGGTCTACAATCGCGAG AACGGCCATGTCGGCTTTGTGTTGTCGTGTTACGATGCTCAACTAAGTTACGATCGGCAAACAGACACCTTCTATGCAAG GTACCCGCCGCATGGGCGAAAGCCTGTTAAAATGGAGGAAGGAATAGAGTGGAGCAGGATACGAGCTTCACCGGTTGATACTTCTCCGCACGATCTTCATGTTTCTGATTGTTTGAATGACCTGAGACCAGGGGATCACTTCGAGATTCAGTGGAGGAAAAGCAAAGAATTCCCATATG GATGGTGGTACGGAGTCATTGGTCATCTGGAATCATGCGATGAACGTGAGCATCACTGTTGCTGTCATAAAGACG aTACCATTATCTTAGAGTTCAAGCAATATGCTCCTGGTTCAAAATGGAGGAAGAAAGATATAAGTCGGAAAAGCCATCGAGAGAAAGGGGAGGAAACAGATGGTTTTTATGGGGGAATCAGAAAACTCcaaagaaaagatgaaatttCCATTTGGAAAAGATTTTGGCCATGTGAAGTCTTGGAATAG
- the LOC109728209 gene encoding rhomboid-like protein 20, with protein sequence MNGGPSGFHNAPVAKTLVVATALFTVPFGIQGRSLKLGLSYEDVYQKLRIWKLISSVFAFKSTPELIFGLCLLYYFRVFERQIGSNKYSVFILFSVVVSLLFQILALGYLKDPSLNPLASGPYGLIFASYVPFFFDIPISLRFRIFGLHLSDKSFIYLAGLQLLFSSWKQSILPGICGILAGSLYRLNLFGIRKLKFPDVATSIFSRLSWPSSNNSSQASSGGGTIGNMPSYPGRQVEGNYPSTTHDAIPEPPESSIATLVSMGFDIDSARLALMQSRNDVSVATNILLEAQSR encoded by the exons ATGAACGGCGGGCCCTCCGGTTTCC aCAATGCGCCCGTCGCCAAAACCCTAGTCGTCGCCACCGCGCTCTTCACCGTGCCCTTCGGGATCCAGGGCCGATCCCTCAAGCTCGGATTGTCCTACGAG GATGTTTATCAAAAGTTACGAATTTGGAAGCTCATTTCTTCGGTGTTTGCTTTTAAATCAACTCCTGAGTTGATATTCGGACTCTGTCTTCTCTATTACTTCAGGGTGTTTGAGAGACAAATTGGTTCTAATAAATACTCG GTATTCATACTCTTTTCTGTTGTAGTTTCTTTATTGTTTCAGATCCTAGCTCTGGGATATCTCAAAG ATCCATCCCTAAATCCACTAGCGTCTGGACCGTATGGTCTTATATTTGCATCCTATGTTCCTTTCTTCTTTGATATTCCAATATCCTTACGGTTTCGAATATTTGGACTACACTTAAGTGACAAGTCATTCATATATTTGGCTGGTCTTCAG CTTCTCTTTTCTTCCTGGAAGCAATCGATTCTCCCTGGCATTTGTGGCATTCTTGCTGGATCCTTGTATCGTCTAAACTTATTTGGCATCCGAAAACTAAAG TTTCCGGACGTTGCTACATCAATCTTCTCACGATTGTCATGGCCCTCGTCAAACAATTCTTCTCAAGCATCATCGGGTGGGGGCACTATTGGAAATATGCCTTCTTATCCGGGTCGTCAAGTGGAG GGAAATTATCCATCTACTACACATGATGCCATCCCAGAGCCTCCGGAAAGTTCTATTGCTACGCTAGTTTCCATGGGATTTGATATAGATTCAGCTAGGCTGGCCCTGATGCAGTCGAGGAACGACGTCAGTGTGGCTACAAACATTCTGCTTGAAGCGCAGTCGCGGTAG
- the LOC109728211 gene encoding AP-1 complex subunit sigma-2 → MIHFVILISRQGKVRLTKWYSPYAQKERLKVIRELSGVILTRGPKLCNVVEWRGYKVVYRRYASLYFCMCIDADDNELEVLEIIHHFVEILDRYFGSVCELDLIFNFHKAFYILDEILIAGELQESSKKTVARLIAAQDSLVETAKEQASSISNMIAQATK, encoded by the exons ATG ATCCATTTTGTGATTCTAATTAGCAGGCAAGGAAAGGTGAGATTGACAAAATGGTACTCTCCTTATGCACAAAAGGAACGATTAAAG GTCATTCGAGAATTGAGTGGAGTCATCCTAACACGGGGCCCAAAACTCTGCAACGTTGTCGAGTGGAGAGGATACAAAGTTGTTTATAGAAG GTATGCCAGCCTTTATTTCTGCATGTGCATTGATGCAGACGACAATGAGCTGGAGGTCCTTGAAATCATTCATCATTTTGTTGAGATATTGGACCGCTATTTCGGCAGT GTTTGCGAGCTGGATTTAATCTTCAATTTCCATAAG GCCTTCTATATATTGGATGAGATTTTAATTGCTGGTGAACTCCAAGAGTCGAGCAAGAAAACAGTTGCACGACTTATAGCTGCACAG GATTCGCTGGTAGAAACTGCAAAAGAGCAGGCTAGTTCAATCAGCAATATGATTGCTCAGGCCACAAAGTAG